In Limanda limanda chromosome 23, fLimLim1.1, whole genome shotgun sequence, a genomic segment contains:
- the filip1l gene encoding filamin A-interacting protein 1-like has product MVVDEQQRLTEQLNQQKAKVQDLSASASQAQEELSSANARLQEEEQKVFRLESELRDQACRYHLEQETMTAKLTSEDAQSRQLRQKMSTLSRQLDELEETNKTLRRAEEELQELRDKISRGDCGNSSLMSELEELRKRVLEMEGKDEELIRMEDHCRDLNKKLEKEANQSRSLKAEVDKLNHRIMDLEKLEDAFSKSKQECGSLKSNLEKERTVSKVMTSELEVLKVRVNELEAAETQLGKAELTLKEDLTKLKTLTVMLVDERKAMAEKIKQMESKVQNSTGKLQAEQDKVTSVTEKLIEESKKALRSKAELEQKMCSATKERDDLRAKLRLEEEKSLDLDSKINMMKKRMQSMETKEREYLRSKAKEEHIKTPIGNRFHQEDNKAQNLTQEVERLRRKLKDMKVVEGDSLKTEECESLEKRLNNEEEKAKALMEELEISRKELSQYQLAEKEECNQEHVLYKRLKEEEAKSSHLSREVSALKEKIHEYMGTEESICRMKTDHSSLQRKLTQQEVRNKELAREMETLTRELERYRRFSKSLRPGMNGRRFSDLHVATKEVQTEPLDLMSPNCKSAAPLERAVVNGKLYDESEPEDNENYSNELQLSKCSPSLINNVNNLNNNMRRARVPFLKSKDASPHQANGQVPPRQNGNHVQPGDVVLTHSPGQPLHIKVTPDHGHNTATLEITSPTAENTPSFTSTAVIPTSGGPPKQRITIIQNASLSPTAKSISPTTKSKGSPLSDELCSPDRALSPFAMATYSRAMTPDSCGSVTPDRAMSPLQIVSVTTGTPDRSLSTEPLEVVGGHAVFRVTPERQSSWQVQRSNSSGPNVYTTEDNKIHIHLGSPFIQSISTPTQTLSPCHAAGLQEQRTQVLANCSAPAAKGHSKITSSIMIKPTSTPIQRPAQITVSNVYD; this is encoded by the coding sequence ATGGTCGTGGATGAACAGCAGCGTCTCACCGAGCAGCTGAACCAACAAAAGGCCAAAGTCCAAGATTTAAGTGCCAGCGCCTCACAGGcccaggaggagctgagctCAGCTAATGCCCgtctgcaggaagaggagcaaaaGGTCTTTCGCTTGGAGTCTGAGCTGCGTGACCAAGCTTGTCGATACCACCTGGAGCAAGAGACCATGACCGCCAAATTGACCAGCGAGGATGCCCAAAGCAGGCAGCTGCGCCAGAAAATGTCGACTCTCAGCAGGCAGCTTGACGAGCTGGAGGAGACCAACAAGACCCTGCGCCGAGCCGAGGAGGAACTGCAGGAGCTCAGGGATAAAATTAGCCGTGGCGACTGTGGAAACTCCAGCCTCATGTCTGAGCTCGAAGAGCTACGTAAGAGGGTCCTTGAAATGGAGGGAAAGGATGAGGAGCTGATCCGGATGGAGGACCACTGCCGGGACCTCAACAAGAAACTGGAGAAAGAGGCAAATCAAAGCCGAAGTCTAAAGGCGGAGGTCGATAAGCTGAACCACAGGATTATGGACTTGGAGAAATTAGAGGACGCGTTCAGCAAAAGCAAACAAGAGTGCGGCTCGCTCAAAAGTAacctggagaaggagaggacaGTGTCAAAGGTGATGACCAGTGAGCTGGAAGTCTTGAAGGTCAGGGTCAATGAGCTGGAGGCAGCTGAAACCCAACTGGGAAAAGCTGAGCTGACACTGAAGGAAGATCTGACCAAGTTAAAGACTCTGACAGTAATGCTGGTGGATGAGAGGAAAGCTATGGCAGAGAAGATAAAGCAAATGGAGAGCAAGGTCCAGAACAGCACCGGCAAACTTCAGGCTGAGCAGGACAAGGTGACGTCAGTCACGGAGAAGCTCATTGAGGAGAGTAAGAAAGCACTGAGGTCAAAGGCTGAGCTGGAGCAGAAAATGTGCAGCGCGACAAAGGAAAGGGACGACTTGAGGGCAAagttgaggctggaggaggaaaaaagctTGGATTTGGATTCAAAGATCAACATGATGAAGAAACGGATGCAATCCATGGAGACCAAAGAAAGGGAATACCTGAGGAGCAAAGCTAAAGAGGAGCACATCAAAACACCTATTGGTAACCGCTTCCACCAGGAGGACAACAAAGCTCAGAATTTGACGCAGGAGGTGGAACGCCTCAGACGCAAATTGAAGGACATGAAGGTGGTCGAGGGCGACTCCTTAAAAACAGAGGAGTGTGAATCACTGGAGAAAAGACTCAACAACGAAGAAGAGAAGGCAAAGGCAttgatggaggagctggaaataTCCAGAAAAGAACTTTCCCAGTATCAACTGGCTGAAAAGGAAGAATGCAACCAAGAGCATGTTCTTTACAAGCGcttgaaggaggaggaggcaaagTCCAGTCACCTGAGCAGAGAGGTGTCAGCCTTGAAGGAGAAGATACACGAATACATGGGGACAGAGGAGTCGATTTGCCGCATGAAAACTGACCACTCGTCACTGCAAAGAAAGCTGACCCAGCAggaggtcaggaacaaagaacTGGCCAGAGAAATGGAGACGCTCACTCGAGAGCTTGAAAGATACAGGCGATTCAGCAAAAGTCTCCGGCCCGGCATGAACGGGAGACGCTTTTCAGACCTTCACGTTGCCACCAAGGAAGTTCAGACAGAGCCCCTCGACCTCATGTCTCCCAACTGCAAGTCGGCAGCCCCACTGGAGCGTGCCGTGGTGAACGGCAAACTGTACGACGAGAGCGAGCCGGAAGATAACGAAAACTACAGTAACGAGCTTCAGCTCTCCAAATGCAGCCCCTCGCTCATCAATAACGTGAATAACCTGAACAACAACATGAGAAGAGCACGAGTCCCATTCCTGAAAAGCAAAGACGCCTCCCCGCATCAGGCGAATGGCCAAGTGCCGCCGCGGCAGAACGGCAATCACGTCCAGCCCGGGGATGTCGTGCTGACCCACAGTCCCGGGCAGCCTCTGCACATTAAAGTGACTCCTGACCACGGACACAACACAGCCACGCTGGAGATCACCAGCCCAACCGCAGAAAACACCCCGTCATTCACCAGCACCGCCGTCATACCCACAAGTGGAGGTCCACCCAAACAGAGAATCACCATCATCCAGAACGCTTCCTTATCCCCTACAGCAAAATCCATCTCCCCGACAACCAAATCCAAAGGTTCCCCATTGTCCGACGAGCTGTGTTCACCGGACAGGGCCCTCTCGCCTTTCGCCATGGCCACGTACTCCAGAGCAATGACCCCAGACTCTTGTGGCTCCGTCACACCGGACAGAGCCATGTCACCGCTACAGATCGTGTCCGTCACAACCGGCACCCCGGACCGCTCCCTCTCCACGGAGCCGCTGGAGGTCGTCGGAGGGCACGCCGTGTTCCGCGTGACCCCGGAGAGGCAGAGCAGCTGGCAGGTCCAGAGGTCCAACAGCTCGGGGCCCAACGTCTACACCACGGAAGACAACAAAATCCACATTCACCTCGGCAGCCCCTTCATCCAGAGCATCAGCACCCCGACACAAACGCTGAGTCCGTGCCACGCGGCCGGACTCCAGGAGCAAAGGACTCAGGTGCTCGCCAACTGCAGCGCTCCTGCCGCCAAAGGCCACAGCAAAATCACAAGTAGCATCATGATTAAGCCCACGTCCACCCCAATCCAAAGGCCAGCACAGATTACAGTAAGTAATGTCTACGACTGA